A single Agrococcus sp. ARC_14 DNA region contains:
- the cysK gene encoding cysteine synthase A produces the protein MARIFDDITATIGGTPLVRLQRINDSDATVLVKLESFNPAASVKDRIGKAIIDAAEASGDLQPGGTIVEGTSGNTGIALALVGAARGYTVILSMPETMSVERRAILKAYGAQLVLTPGPDGMRGAVERAEQIVSETPGAVLARQFENEANVAVHRETTGPEIWDDTDGAVDIFVAGIGTGGTITGAGNFLKEQKPGLQVVAVEPIDSPLLTQGTAGPHKIQGLGANFVPAILDREVYDEVIDVTLDDSIATARDLAAREGIFAGISAGAAVWSALQVARRPESAGKTIVTIVPDTGERYLSMPIYADLV, from the coding sequence ATGGCGCGCATCTTCGACGACATCACGGCCACCATCGGCGGCACACCCCTCGTGCGCCTGCAGCGCATCAACGACTCCGACGCGACCGTGCTGGTCAAGCTCGAGTCGTTCAACCCGGCGGCATCGGTCAAGGACCGCATCGGCAAGGCGATCATCGATGCGGCCGAGGCCTCGGGTGACCTGCAGCCCGGCGGCACGATCGTCGAGGGCACGAGCGGCAACACCGGCATCGCGCTCGCGCTCGTCGGCGCTGCCCGCGGCTACACGGTGATCCTGTCGATGCCCGAGACCATGTCGGTCGAGCGTCGCGCGATCCTCAAGGCATACGGCGCGCAGCTCGTGCTGACGCCCGGCCCTGACGGCATGCGCGGTGCGGTCGAGCGCGCGGAGCAGATCGTCTCGGAGACCCCCGGTGCCGTGCTCGCGCGCCAGTTCGAGAACGAGGCCAACGTCGCCGTGCACCGCGAGACCACCGGCCCGGAGATCTGGGACGACACCGACGGCGCCGTCGACATCTTCGTCGCCGGCATCGGCACGGGCGGCACCATCACCGGCGCCGGCAACTTCCTCAAGGAGCAGAAGCCGGGCCTCCAGGTCGTCGCGGTCGAGCCCATCGACTCGCCGCTGCTCACGCAGGGCACCGCCGGCCCGCACAAGATCCAGGGGCTGGGGGCGAACTTCGTGCCCGCCATCCTCGACCGCGAGGTCTACGACGAGGTCATCGACGTCACGCTCGACGACTCGATCGCCACCGCGCGCGACCTCGCAGCGCGCGAGGGCATCTTCGCCGGCATCTCGGCCGGAGCGGCCGTCTGGAGCGCGCTCCAGGTCGCTCGCCGCCCCGAGTCGGCAGGCAAGACGATCGTGACGATCGTGCCCGACACGGGAGAGCGCTACCTGTCGATGCCGATCTACGCCGACCTGGTCTGA
- the epsC gene encoding serine O-acetyltransferase EpsC has protein sequence MGLLNIREDIENAKRHDPAARGALTITLTYSTLHAVWAHRIQHRLWNAGARSLARAGSQWMRFLTGVEIHPGARLGRRFFIDHGMGVVIGETAETGDDVMLYHGVTLGGTANAAVKRHPTLGHRVLVGAGAKILGPVALGDDVKVGANAVVLHDAPSGTTLVGIPARPVAQTSPAELPHIEYSI, from the coding sequence GTGGGTCTGCTCAACATCCGCGAGGACATCGAGAACGCGAAGCGGCACGATCCGGCCGCGCGCGGAGCGCTGACGATCACGCTCACCTACTCGACCCTCCACGCGGTGTGGGCCCACCGCATCCAGCACCGACTCTGGAACGCCGGCGCGCGCTCGCTCGCGCGCGCCGGCAGTCAGTGGATGCGCTTCCTGACCGGCGTCGAGATCCACCCGGGGGCGCGCCTCGGGCGGCGCTTCTTCATCGACCACGGGATGGGCGTCGTCATCGGCGAGACCGCCGAGACCGGTGACGACGTGATGCTCTATCACGGCGTCACGCTCGGCGGCACGGCGAACGCCGCCGTCAAGCGGCATCCGACGCTCGGGCACCGCGTGCTCGTCGGGGCTGGAGCGAAGATCCTCGGCCCCGTCGCGCTCGGCGACGACGTCAAGGTCGGAGCCAATGCCGTCGTGCTGCATGACGCGCCCTCCGGCACGACCCTGGTCGGCATCCCCGCCCGCCCGGTCGCGCAGACCTCGCCCGCCGAGCTTCCCCACATCGAGTACTCGATCTAG
- a CDS encoding multidrug efflux SMR transporter yields MTRRGLLTRPGLAWPLLLVSAVLEAVWATALSASAGFTLVAPTVVFLVALCLSMVGLALAANTIPIGTAYAVWAGIGAALTVAWSMLTGVQALSWPVVLCVAGIIVAVVGLKLTTPHDEPAGQPDVTASAT; encoded by the coding sequence ATGACCCGGCGCGGCCTGTTGACGCGGCCCGGCCTGGCATGGCCGCTGCTGCTGGTCTCCGCCGTGCTCGAGGCCGTCTGGGCGACAGCGCTCTCGGCTTCGGCGGGCTTCACGCTCGTCGCGCCCACCGTCGTCTTCCTGGTGGCGCTCTGCCTCAGCATGGTGGGGCTGGCGCTGGCCGCCAACACCATCCCGATCGGCACCGCCTACGCGGTGTGGGCGGGCATCGGCGCTGCGCTCACGGTCGCGTGGTCGATGCTGACGGGCGTGCAGGCGCTCAGCTGGCCCGTGGTGCTCTGCGTCGCGGGCATCATCGTCGCGGTGGTGGGCCTCAAGCTCACGACCCCGCACGACGAGCCCGCGGGGCAACCCGACGTCACCGCATCCGCGACCTGA
- a CDS encoding multidrug efflux SMR transporter — protein sequence MSWVILVASGLLEAVWATALGRSKGFSKWKPTVVFAIALVLSMVGLAIAMQEIPTGTAYAVWVGIGAGVTALWAIVTKAERATWIRVGLIALLIASVVGLKVFA from the coding sequence ATGTCTTGGGTGATCCTCGTCGCCTCCGGCCTCCTCGAGGCCGTCTGGGCGACCGCGCTCGGCCGCTCGAAGGGCTTCTCGAAGTGGAAGCCGACGGTCGTGTTCGCGATCGCGCTCGTGCTCTCGATGGTGGGTCTTGCCATCGCCATGCAGGAGATCCCGACCGGCACCGCCTACGCCGTCTGGGTCGGCATCGGCGCGGGCGTCACGGCGCTCTGGGCGATCGTGACGAAGGCAGAGCGCGCCACCTGGATCCGAGTCGGGCTGATCGCGCTGCTCATCGCGTCGGTCGTCGGGCTGAAGGTGTTCGCATGA
- a CDS encoding IclR family transcriptional regulator, with translation MSDAPLLVLAKITAILDAFTLEHPSLTAADIRRATGIPASTAHRLLGNLVEHGFLDRSGDDYSIGARMAFWAGPAVRASALGDLLPPQLVALRDATGETSCFFIAERGSRVCVGVAETLHGLKREMYVGRIQPLHVGGAGRVLLAWRDDLLEAVLSSPLPALTGSTITDPEELRAVVAATRADGYAITTGERVEASSGVSAPVFDAHGALAGALTLMGPTLRLTPERCEELIDDVVAAADRLTTSIGGRRPQGLAGASGVG, from the coding sequence GTGTCCGACGCACCGCTGCTCGTCCTCGCCAAGATCACGGCCATCCTCGACGCCTTCACGCTCGAGCATCCGAGCCTGACCGCCGCCGACATCCGCCGCGCCACCGGCATCCCCGCCTCCACGGCGCACCGGCTGCTCGGCAACCTCGTCGAGCACGGCTTCCTCGATCGCTCCGGCGACGACTACTCGATCGGTGCGCGCATGGCCTTCTGGGCTGGCCCCGCCGTGCGCGCCAGCGCGCTGGGCGACCTGCTGCCGCCGCAGCTCGTCGCGCTGCGCGACGCGACGGGGGAGACCTCGTGCTTCTTCATCGCCGAGCGCGGCTCGCGCGTCTGCGTCGGCGTCGCCGAGACGCTGCACGGGCTCAAGCGCGAGATGTACGTCGGCCGCATCCAGCCGCTCCACGTCGGTGGAGCCGGCCGCGTGCTGCTCGCCTGGCGCGACGATCTGCTCGAAGCGGTGCTGTCGTCGCCGCTGCCGGCGCTGACGGGCTCCACCATCACGGATCCAGAGGAGCTGCGCGCCGTGGTCGCCGCGACGCGCGCCGACGGCTACGCGATCACGACGGGCGAGCGCGTCGAGGCCTCGAGCGGCGTCTCGGCGCCGGTCTTCGACGCGCACGGAGCGCTCGCGGGTGCGCTCACGCTCATGGGTCCGACGCTGCGGCTGACTCCGGAGCGGTGCGAGGAGCTCATCGACGACGTGGTCGCGGCGGCCGATCGGCTCACGACCTCGATCGGCGGTCGGCGCCCGCAGGGACTGGCCGGTGCGAGCGGTGTCGGATAG
- a CDS encoding GntP family permease has protein sequence MADWSILVVVGVAIVVVVLLIVRFHVNPVIALALGAAGIGLGSGLGAVGTVETMASGFGETMAEAGLLIAWGVLIGSLLNRMGAVERLVHALLKAFGPKGVPYAIGLSFATYLQTIFVDVMIVIAAPLARRIAPRLGKAGTGIMATMFAISLETGIALMVPGIGAVMIAASLGIPLGQMMLFGLIVVIPTVAISIFIMTIALRAGFWNPERDEQEVIDDSNAGDAARSVAGATSAVPVQGGGRGKDGTVLQAEAAVETNAGPTPDRKGQLPLIVLFAPLLFALLLIAAGAILDVVEIEVPAMQFLGSPNIALLLGVIGTALVGRWAIGGKDLERALVHGFKDAGQIFALTGVGGALAAIIAAGELGDLLTGYFGASAFAPILLVWVIAAILHVAVGSVTLSAMTAAGILAPVAATLGLNPILIGLAAGAGALFCIHVTSNTFWLLQMFLGQSVRGALKTVTVGVSVASIVALGMVLVLSVFL, from the coding sequence ATGGCTGACTGGTCCATCCTCGTGGTGGTGGGAGTGGCGATCGTCGTCGTCGTGCTGCTCATCGTGCGATTCCACGTGAACCCGGTGATCGCGCTCGCCCTCGGCGCCGCAGGCATCGGCCTCGGCAGCGGACTCGGGGCCGTCGGCACCGTCGAGACCATGGCGAGCGGGTTCGGCGAGACCATGGCGGAAGCCGGGCTGCTGATCGCCTGGGGTGTGCTGATCGGCTCGCTGCTCAACCGCATGGGCGCCGTCGAACGGCTCGTGCACGCGCTGCTCAAGGCGTTCGGCCCCAAGGGCGTTCCCTACGCGATCGGCCTGTCGTTCGCGACCTACCTGCAGACCATCTTCGTCGACGTGATGATCGTGATCGCCGCCCCCCTGGCCCGCCGCATCGCGCCGCGCCTGGGCAAGGCCGGCACCGGCATCATGGCGACGATGTTCGCCATCAGCCTCGAGACGGGCATCGCGCTCATGGTGCCCGGCATCGGCGCCGTCATGATCGCCGCGAGCCTCGGCATCCCGCTCGGCCAGATGATGCTGTTCGGCCTCATCGTCGTCATCCCCACGGTCGCCATCTCGATCTTCATCATGACGATCGCGCTGCGCGCCGGCTTCTGGAACCCCGAGCGCGACGAGCAGGAGGTCATCGACGACTCCAACGCCGGTGACGCAGCCCGCTCTGTGGCGGGCGCCACATCCGCGGTGCCGGTGCAGGGCGGCGGCCGCGGCAAGGACGGCACCGTCCTGCAGGCGGAGGCCGCGGTCGAGACGAACGCCGGGCCGACCCCCGACCGCAAGGGCCAGCTGCCGCTCATCGTGCTCTTCGCGCCGCTGCTGTTCGCACTCCTGCTCATCGCGGCCGGCGCCATCCTCGATGTCGTCGAGATCGAGGTGCCTGCCATGCAGTTCCTCGGGTCCCCCAACATCGCGCTGCTGCTGGGCGTCATCGGCACCGCGCTCGTCGGCCGCTGGGCCATCGGCGGCAAGGATCTCGAGCGCGCGCTCGTGCACGGCTTCAAGGACGCCGGCCAGATCTTCGCCCTCACGGGCGTCGGCGGTGCGCTCGCCGCGATCATCGCCGCCGGCGAGCTCGGCGACCTCCTCACCGGCTACTTCGGCGCATCCGCCTTCGCACCGATCCTGCTGGTCTGGGTCATCGCCGCGATCCTGCACGTCGCGGTCGGCTCGGTGACGCTCTCGGCGATGACGGCGGCCGGCATCCTGGCGCCCGTCGCGGCGACGCTGGGCCTCAACCCCATCCTCATCGGTCTCGCCGCCGGCGCCGGAGCCCTGTTCTGCATCCACGTGACCTCGAACACGTTCTGGCTGCTGCAGATGTTCCTCGGCCAGTCGGTGCGCGGGGCGCTGAAGACCGTCACGGTCGGCGTCTCCGTGGCCTCGATCGTGGCGCTGGGCATGGTGCTCGTGCTGTCGGTGTTCCTGTGA
- a CDS encoding CaiB/BaiF CoA-transferase family protein has translation MSAQKPLEGVRVVELGNYIAAPTAGRLLADFGAEVVKVERPGTGDELRRWRLTEGDTSMLYRTINRGKRSVVLDLHSDAGREAVLELAAQADVLLENFRPGTLERWGIGPAELEAVNPELVLVRVSAFGQTGPMSARPGFAAVAEAYGGFREMVGEPGRPPSRTGFSIGDSIAGLYAAFGAVMRLFERERARVADGGEPRISLDQRTIDVALNEAMLSVTESLVPEFSAYGRRRERTGGRMEGIAPSNAYLCGDGKSIVVAGNGDGIFKRYMEAIGRPDLGSDPQLTSNELRWQRRDELDDAIGDWTRQRSSGEALEALDVAGVPAGPIYTAEDVIADEQYAARDMIQRFDIDDGASVRQSVAMPGIVPVVGGRSLAITHPGPDLGADTHDVLAGWLGWDEARIAAHEEGVPA, from the coding sequence GTGAGCGCGCAGAAGCCGCTCGAGGGCGTGCGGGTCGTCGAGCTCGGCAACTACATCGCGGCGCCGACCGCCGGCCGACTGCTCGCCGACTTCGGCGCCGAGGTCGTGAAGGTCGAGCGACCCGGCACGGGCGACGAGCTGCGTCGCTGGCGGCTCACCGAGGGCGACACCTCGATGCTCTATCGCACCATCAACCGCGGCAAGCGATCGGTCGTGCTCGACCTGCACAGCGATGCGGGCAGGGAGGCTGTGCTCGAGCTGGCCGCGCAGGCCGATGTGCTGCTCGAGAACTTCCGTCCCGGCACGCTCGAGCGCTGGGGCATCGGGCCGGCAGAGCTCGAGGCTGTGAACCCCGAGCTCGTGCTCGTGCGCGTCTCGGCCTTCGGGCAGACCGGGCCGATGTCGGCCAGGCCCGGGTTCGCGGCGGTGGCCGAGGCATACGGCGGCTTCCGCGAGATGGTCGGCGAGCCGGGCAGGCCGCCGAGCCGCACGGGCTTCTCCATCGGCGACTCGATCGCCGGCCTCTACGCCGCATTCGGTGCCGTCATGCGGCTGTTCGAGCGCGAGCGCGCCCGCGTCGCCGACGGCGGTGAGCCCCGCATCTCCCTCGATCAGCGCACGATCGACGTCGCGCTCAACGAGGCGATGCTCTCGGTGACCGAGTCGCTCGTGCCCGAGTTCTCGGCATACGGCCGGCGCCGCGAGCGCACCGGTGGCCGCATGGAGGGCATCGCGCCCTCGAACGCCTACCTGTGCGGTGACGGCAAGAGCATCGTCGTGGCAGGCAACGGCGATGGCATCTTCAAGCGCTACATGGAGGCGATCGGCCGCCCCGATCTCGGCAGCGACCCGCAGCTCACCTCCAACGAGCTGCGCTGGCAGCGCCGCGACGAGCTCGACGACGCCATCGGCGACTGGACGCGCCAGCGCTCGAGCGGCGAGGCGCTCGAGGCGCTCGACGTCGCGGGCGTGCCCGCCGGCCCGATCTACACCGCCGAAGACGTCATCGCCGACGAGCAGTACGCCGCGCGCGACATGATCCAGCGCTTCGACATCGACGACGGCGCCTCGGTGCGGCAGTCGGTCGCCATGCCGGGCATCGTGCCGGTGGTGGGCGGGCGCAGTCTCGCCATCACGCATCCGGGCCCTGATCTCGGTGCCGACACGCACGACGTGCTCGCCGGATGGCTGGGCTGGGACGAGGCGCGGATCGCCGCGCACGAAGAGGGAGTGCCGGCATGA
- a CDS encoding hydroxymethylglutaryl-CoA lyase, translating into MTVQIRDVTLRDGLQLTGKPLPTQRKVQLVRELLALGVEHIEIGSMARPDLVPAVADTLDVVAALTPAELERCWVWVATPRHVERAAAAGVTRFQYCFSASDSHNLANIGRDTETSIAAMPDALAAARAVDGELQLCIATSFTCPFEGEVPLARLEGILGDERTAGASDVVICDTLGQAHPASVRERVGLAAARRPEAGLVFHGHDTWGAGVANALAAGQAGAGVVDGALGGLGGCPFAPGASGNTATEDLAFTLRPSWASPDAFASLVRLGQEITGSLDEPDRARVLGGALSEKARAFPWTLQA; encoded by the coding sequence ATGACCGTGCAGATCAGAGACGTCACGCTGCGGGACGGCCTGCAGCTGACCGGCAAGCCGCTGCCCACCCAGCGCAAGGTGCAGCTGGTGCGCGAGCTGCTCGCGCTCGGCGTGGAGCACATCGAGATCGGCTCGATGGCGCGGCCGGACCTCGTGCCGGCCGTCGCCGACACGCTCGACGTCGTCGCGGCGCTCACGCCCGCAGAGCTCGAGCGCTGCTGGGTGTGGGTCGCGACACCACGGCACGTCGAGCGTGCCGCCGCCGCTGGCGTGACGCGCTTCCAGTACTGCTTCTCCGCCAGCGACAGCCACAACCTGGCGAACATCGGCCGCGATACCGAGACGTCGATCGCAGCGATGCCCGATGCCCTCGCCGCCGCCCGAGCCGTCGACGGCGAGCTGCAGCTGTGCATCGCGACCTCGTTCACCTGCCCCTTCGAGGGCGAGGTGCCGCTCGCCCGGCTCGAGGGCATCCTCGGCGACGAGCGCACCGCGGGCGCCAGCGACGTCGTCATCTGCGACACGCTCGGCCAGGCGCATCCGGCCAGCGTGCGCGAGCGCGTCGGCCTCGCCGCGGCTCGGCGCCCCGAAGCGGGCCTGGTCTTCCACGGCCACGACACCTGGGGGGCGGGCGTCGCGAACGCGCTCGCCGCAGGGCAGGCCGGCGCCGGCGTCGTCGACGGCGCGCTCGGCGGTCTCGGCGGCTGCCCCTTCGCGCCGGGAGCCTCCGGCAACACCGCCACCGAGGATCTCGCCTTCACGCTGCGACCGTCATGGGCGAGTCCGGATGCGTTCGCGAGCCTCGTGCGGCTCGGTCAGGAGATCACCGGGTCGCTCGACGAGCCCGACCGCGCCCGCGTGCTCGGTGGGGCGCTGAGCGAGAAGGCGCGCGCCTTCCCGTGGACGCTGCAGGCCTGA
- a CDS encoding ATP-binding protein, with amino-acid sequence MAEVTLLCGPAGAGKTTLARELEASGALVLSYDREAWARGVRDGRPTQALMHEIDDDFHRQIADAVAADRHVVLDASLSTRAVRDRWRMRCGAMGVPVTLVVVRAPLETLAQRVAEREPGPESVVVDPQRLRDYVAGFEWPGAHEVHRTVDTA; translated from the coding sequence ATGGCCGAGGTGACGCTGCTGTGCGGGCCCGCGGGCGCGGGCAAGACCACCCTCGCGCGCGAGCTCGAGGCGTCCGGCGCGCTCGTGCTCAGCTATGACCGTGAGGCCTGGGCGCGCGGCGTGCGCGACGGCCGGCCCACGCAGGCGCTCATGCACGAGATCGACGACGACTTCCACCGGCAGATCGCCGATGCCGTCGCCGCCGACCGCCACGTCGTGCTCGACGCCTCGCTCTCCACCCGCGCGGTGCGTGATCGGTGGCGGATGCGCTGCGGTGCCATGGGCGTGCCCGTCACCCTGGTCGTGGTGCGCGCGCCGCTCGAGACGCTGGCGCAGCGGGTCGCCGAGCGCGAGCCCGGGCCCGAGTCGGTGGTCGTCGACCCGCAGCGGCTGCGCGACTACGTCGCCGGCTTCGAATGGCCGGGCGCGCACGAGGTGCACCGCACGGTCGACACCGCCTGA
- a CDS encoding PLDc N-terminal domain-containing protein has protein sequence MRIVLAELPNPLLPATYDIVWSLIVVAVLALMLTALWQALRSKAHTGGQQLLWALLIVLAPVLGALAWFVLGRQHSAAGPAA, from the coding sequence ATGCGCATCGTGCTGGCCGAGCTGCCGAACCCGCTGCTGCCCGCGACCTACGACATCGTGTGGTCGCTGATCGTCGTCGCGGTGCTCGCGCTGATGCTGACGGCGCTGTGGCAGGCGTTGCGCTCGAAGGCGCACACGGGCGGTCAGCAGCTGCTGTGGGCGCTGCTGATCGTGCTCGCGCCTGTGCTCGGTGCGCTCGCCTGGTTCGTGCTGGGCCGCCAGCACTCCGCGGCGGGACCTGCCGCCTGA